From one Rhizobium lentis genomic stretch:
- a CDS encoding acyltransferase, producing MIASNVNLGDGSVIHHRDLVNLYGCTIGAGTRIGTFVEIQKNVIVGQDCKISSHSFLCEGVTLEDGVFIGHGVMFTNDTCPRAVNPDGSLQTEADWILIPTLVKRHASIGSNATILPGVIIGEAAQVGAGAVVTKDVPDGAIVAGVPARIIGHVHDRSVNMQALGEMR from the coding sequence ATGATTGCATCAAACGTCAATCTGGGTGACGGCAGCGTCATCCACCATCGAGATCTTGTGAATCTATATGGCTGCACGATCGGCGCCGGAACGCGCATCGGCACCTTCGTCGAGATCCAGAAGAACGTCATCGTCGGACAAGACTGCAAGATCTCCAGCCATTCCTTCCTCTGTGAGGGCGTGACGCTGGAAGACGGAGTGTTCATAGGCCACGGGGTCATGTTCACGAATGATACATGCCCGCGCGCCGTCAACCCGGATGGCAGCCTGCAGACCGAGGCCGACTGGATCCTCATCCCTACATTGGTCAAGCGTCACGCGTCGATCGGCAGCAACGCCACCATTTTGCCCGGCGTAATCATCGGAGAGGCCGCCCAGGTCGGCGCCGGAGCGGTCGTAACAAAGGATGTGCCGGACGGCGCTATCGTCGCCGGCGTTCCGGCCAGGATCATCGGTCACGTTCATGACCGATCAGTCAACATGCAAGCGTTGGGAGAAATGCGATGA